The Candidatus Epulonipiscium sp. DNA window GGCAAATTATCGCAAGCTTTTTTATCATGCCCAGTATTTCCTATCCAAACTCCTATACTGTATAGCCTCACTTAAATGTTGCAGTCCGATATTTTCTTCTCCATCTAAATCTGCAATGGTCCTTGATACCTTTAGTATCCTATGATATGCCCTGGCACTTAGGTTTAATTTTTCGAAGGCAGTCTTAAGTAAATCTCTTTCTCCTTGTCCAAGGGTACAATATTTTTCAATCTGAGCTGCACCTAGTTGTGCATTAAAGAAAAAGGCTTCATTTTTATACCGTTCTTGCTGAACCTTTTGTGCTTTTAATACCCTTTCTTTAATGCTAGCAGAGGATTCGCTTTTTTCTCTTATGTCTAAGTCGGAATATTTAACAGGAGATGCCTCTACGTGGATGTCCAATCTATCAAGCAGGGGTCCGGATATTTTGGATAAATACCTTTTAATTTGTTCTGGTTGACAGTGGCATTTTTCTGCATCCCCTAGATATCCGCAGGGGCAAGGGTTCATAGAGCATATGAGCATGAAACTTGCCGGATAAGTTAGGGTTGCATTAACCCGTGATATGGTTACTTCTCTATCTTCTAAGGGTTGTCTTAACACCTCTAAGACATTCTTATTAAATTCAGGCAATTCATCCAAGAATAAAACGCCATAATGGGACAAACTGACCTCTCCTGGCCTGGGAATTCGTCCCCCACCGACAAGGGCAGAATTTGATACAGTGTGGTGAGGAGAACGAAAAGGCCTTGAATTGACTAAAGAATTTTTGTTGGGAAGAAGTCCAGTTATACTATATATCTTAGTGATTTCTATGCTTTCTTCAAAGGATAAATCGGGGAGGATAGCGGGAAGTCTTCTCGCCATCATAGTTTTACCCGAACCAGGGGGGCCTATCATTAAGACATTATGAGATCCGGCAGCAGATATTTCTAGGGCCCTTTTTACATGGGTTTGTCCCTTAACATCTGAAAAATCTAGGTTGCTATTACTGGGATTAACCATAATTGAATGGATATCTACTGTAGTCTGAGGGATGGG harbors:
- a CDS encoding YifB family Mg chelatase-like AAA ATPase, translating into MISKVKSCSLYGINGYLVDVEVDLSEGLPGFDLVGLPDSSIRESKERVRAAIKNSEFLFPIKRITVNLAPADTKKEGSAFDLPIAIGITSCNETIPEDILNKTMIVGELSLDGSVKPINGILPMVYSALKNGITQCIVPFENAAEGAIVEDMKVIGVHTLRDALNHLQNIKPIPQTTVDIHSIMVNPSNSNLDFSDVKGQTHVKRALEISAAGSHNVLMIGPPGSGKTMMARRLPAILPDLSFEESIEITKIYSITGLLPNKNSLVNSRPFRSPHHTVSNSALVGGGRIPRPGEVSLSHYGVLFLDELPEFNKNVLEVLRQPLEDREVTISRVNATLTYPASFMLICSMNPCPCGYLGDAEKCHCQPEQIKRYLSKISGPLLDRLDIHVEASPVKYSDLDIREKSESSASIKERVLKAQKVQQERYKNEAFFFNAQLGAAQIEKYCTLGQGERDLLKTAFEKLNLSARAYHRILKVSRTIADLDGEENIGLQHLSEAIQYRSLDRKYWA